The following coding sequences are from one Streptomyces venezuelae window:
- a CDS encoding NAD-glutamate dehydrogenase, which translates to MQTKLDEAKAELLARAARVAENSPVGGRLPSGAPTGTTSGATPDQDTALAFLQRYYLHTAPEDLADRDPVDVFGAAFSHYRLAENRPQGTANVRVHTPTVEENGWTCSHSVVEVVTDDMPFLVDSVTNELSRQGRGIHVVIHPQVVVRRDVTGKLLEVLGREAGAELPHDALVESWIHVEMDRETDRADLKQITADLLRILSDVRETVEDWEKMRDAALRIADELPAEPTAGDLPDQEVEEARELLRWLADNHFTFLGFREYNLTEDDSLAAVPGTGLGILRADPQHDGDDHHPVSPSFNRLPADARAKAREHRLLVLTKANSRATVHRPSYLDYVGVKKFDAEGNVVGERRFLGLFSSAAYTESVRRVPVIRRKVAEVLKGAGFSANSHDGRDLLQILETYPRDELFQTPADELRSIVTSVLYLQERRRLRLYLRKDEYGRYYSALVYLPRDRYTTGVRLRIIDILKEELNGASVDFTAWNTESILSRIHFVVRVPKGAEVPDLSDADVERIEGRLVDAARSWADGFAEALTAECGEERAAELLRQYGGAFPEGYKADHTPRAAVADLQHLEQLSQGDKDFALSLYEPVGAAPGERRFKIYRAGGQVSLSAVLPVLQRLGVEVTDERPYELRCTDRTNAWIYDFGLRLPKSQNGNGDYLGDDGRERFQEAFAAAWTGEAEVDGFNSLVLRAGLNWRQAMVLRAYAKYLRQAGATFSQDYMEDTLRNNVHTTRLLVSLFEARMSPDRQRAGTELTDGLLEELDGALDQVASLDEDRILRSFLTVIKATLRTNFFQESEGGKPHSYVSMKFDPQAIPDLPAPRPAYEIWVYSPRVEGVHLRFGKVARGGLRWSDRKEDFRTEILGLVKAQMVKNTVIVPVGAKGGFVAKQLPDPSVDRDAWLAEGVACYKTFISALLDITDNLVAGEVVPPADVVRHDEDDTYLVVAADKGTATFSDIANQVAESYNFWLGDAFASGGSAGYDHKGMGITARGAWESVKRHFRELGCDTQSEDFTVVGVGDMSGDVFGNGMLLSEHIRLVAAFDHRHIFIDPKPDAATSYAERRRLFELPRSSWADYDKELLSAGGGIFPRSAKAIQLNAQIREALGIEGKIAKMTPADLMRTILQAPVDLLWNGGIGTYVKSSAESNADVGDKANDAIRVDGQELRVKVVGEGGNLGLTQLGRIEFARSGGRINTDAIDNSAGVDTSDHEVNIKILLNAVVANGDMTVKQRNKLLAEMTDEVGHLVLRNNYAQNTALANAVFQSSSLLHAHQRFMRRLGKQGHLDRGLEFLPNDRQIRELLNSSRGLTQPELAVLLAYTKITAADELIQTTLPDDPYLQRLLHAYFPKALHERFPEQVDGHALRREIVTTVLVNDTVNSGGSTFLHRLREETGASLEEIVRAQLAAREIFCLSEVWDAVEALDNVVAADVQTRIRLHSRRLVERGSRWLLNNRPQPLQLAETIDFFGKGVTEVWAELPQLLRGSDLEWYEGIRDELTEAGVPEELARRVAGFSSAFPALDIVAVADRTGKEPMAVAEVYYDLADRLRITQLMDRIIELPRADRWQSMARASIREDLYAAHAALTADVLAAGNGQSTPEQRFKAWEEKNAPILSRARSTLEEIQSSDAFDLANLSVAMRTMRTLLRTHS; encoded by the coding sequence ATGCAGACCAAGCTGGACGAAGCCAAGGCCGAGCTGCTCGCGCGGGCCGCCCGGGTCGCTGAGAACAGCCCGGTCGGGGGGCGCCTACCGAGCGGTGCACCGACTGGGACGACGAGCGGGGCCACGCCGGATCAGGACACGGCTCTCGCGTTCCTCCAGCGCTACTACCTGCACACCGCCCCCGAGGACCTGGCCGACCGCGACCCGGTCGACGTCTTCGGAGCCGCCTTCTCCCACTACCGGCTCGCCGAGAACCGCCCCCAGGGGACGGCGAACGTGCGGGTCCACACCCCGACGGTCGAGGAGAACGGCTGGACGTGCAGCCACTCCGTCGTCGAGGTGGTCACCGACGACATGCCCTTCCTCGTCGACTCCGTCACCAACGAGCTCTCCCGCCAGGGCCGCGGAATCCACGTGGTCATCCACCCGCAGGTCGTGGTGCGCCGTGACGTGACGGGAAAGCTCCTGGAGGTGCTGGGCCGCGAGGCCGGTGCCGAGCTGCCGCACGACGCGCTCGTCGAGTCGTGGATCCACGTCGAGATGGACCGCGAGACCGACCGCGCCGACCTGAAGCAGATCACCGCCGATCTGCTGCGGATCCTCAGCGACGTACGGGAGACCGTCGAGGACTGGGAGAAGATGCGCGACGCCGCGCTGCGCATCGCCGACGAGCTGCCCGCCGAGCCCACCGCGGGCGACCTGCCCGACCAGGAGGTCGAGGAGGCCCGCGAGCTGCTGCGCTGGCTCGCCGACAACCACTTCACGTTCCTCGGCTTCCGTGAGTACAACCTCACGGAGGACGACTCCCTCGCCGCCGTCCCCGGCACCGGCCTCGGCATCCTGCGCGCCGACCCGCAGCACGACGGCGACGACCACCACCCGGTCAGCCCGTCCTTCAACCGGCTGCCCGCCGACGCGCGCGCCAAGGCCCGCGAGCACCGGCTGCTCGTGCTGACCAAGGCGAACAGCCGCGCCACCGTGCACCGGCCCAGCTACCTCGACTACGTCGGCGTGAAGAAGTTCGACGCCGAGGGCAACGTCGTGGGGGAGCGGCGCTTCCTCGGGCTCTTCTCGTCCGCCGCGTACACCGAGTCCGTGCGCCGCGTCCCCGTCATCCGCCGCAAGGTCGCCGAGGTGCTCAAGGGCGCCGGGTTCTCGGCCAACAGCCACGACGGACGCGACCTGCTCCAGATCCTGGAGACCTACCCGCGCGACGAGCTCTTCCAGACGCCCGCCGACGAGCTCCGCTCCATCGTGACGAGCGTCCTGTACCTCCAGGAACGGCGCCGGCTGCGGCTCTACCTGCGCAAGGACGAGTACGGGCGCTACTACTCGGCGCTGGTCTACCTGCCGCGCGACCGCTACACCACCGGCGTCCGCCTGCGGATCATCGACATCCTCAAGGAGGAGCTGAACGGCGCCAGCGTCGACTTCACCGCCTGGAACACGGAGTCGATCCTCTCCCGCATCCACTTCGTGGTGCGCGTGCCCAAGGGCGCCGAGGTCCCCGACCTCTCCGACGCCGACGTCGAGCGCATCGAGGGCCGGCTCGTCGACGCCGCCCGCTCCTGGGCCGACGGCTTCGCGGAGGCGCTGACCGCCGAGTGCGGCGAGGAGCGCGCCGCCGAACTCCTCCGCCAGTACGGGGGCGCCTTCCCCGAGGGGTACAAGGCCGACCACACGCCGCGCGCCGCCGTCGCCGACCTCCAGCACCTGGAGCAGCTCTCGCAGGGCGACAAGGACTTCGCGCTCTCCCTGTACGAGCCGGTGGGGGCCGCGCCCGGCGAGCGGCGCTTCAAGATCTACCGCGCGGGCGGCCAGGTGTCGCTCTCCGCCGTCCTGCCGGTGCTGCAGCGCCTCGGCGTCGAGGTCACGGACGAGCGCCCGTACGAACTGCGCTGCACGGACCGTACGAACGCGTGGATCTACGACTTCGGGCTCCGGCTGCCCAAGTCGCAGAACGGCAACGGCGACTACCTGGGCGACGACGGCCGCGAGCGCTTCCAGGAGGCGTTCGCCGCCGCCTGGACCGGTGAGGCCGAGGTCGACGGGTTCAACTCGCTGGTGCTGCGCGCCGGTCTCAACTGGCGTCAGGCGATGGTGCTCCGGGCGTACGCGAAGTACCTGCGCCAGGCCGGTGCGACGTTCAGCCAGGACTACATGGAGGACACCCTCCGCAACAACGTCCACACCACCCGGCTGCTCGTCTCGCTCTTCGAGGCGCGGATGTCGCCGGACCGCCAGCGCGCGGGCACCGAGCTGACCGACGGGCTCCTGGAGGAGCTGGACGGCGCCCTGGACCAGGTCGCGTCCCTCGACGAGGACCGGATCCTGCGGTCCTTCCTCACCGTCATCAAGGCGACGCTGCGGACGAACTTCTTCCAGGAGAGCGAGGGCGGCAAGCCGCACAGCTACGTCTCCATGAAGTTCGACCCCCAGGCCATCCCGGACCTGCCGGCGCCCCGCCCCGCGTACGAGATCTGGGTGTACTCGCCCCGCGTCGAGGGCGTCCACCTGCGCTTCGGCAAGGTCGCGCGCGGCGGCCTGCGCTGGTCCGACCGGAAGGAAGACTTCCGGACCGAGATCCTGGGCCTCGTGAAGGCGCAGATGGTGAAGAACACCGTCATCGTGCCCGTCGGCGCCAAGGGCGGCTTCGTCGCCAAGCAGCTCCCCGACCCGTCGGTGGACCGCGACGCATGGCTGGCCGAGGGCGTCGCCTGCTACAAGACGTTCATCTCCGCGCTGCTCGACATCACCGACAACCTGGTCGCGGGCGAGGTCGTGCCCCCGGCGGACGTCGTCCGGCACGACGAGGACGACACCTACCTCGTCGTCGCCGCCGACAAGGGCACGGCGACGTTCTCCGACATCGCCAACCAGGTCGCCGAGTCGTACAACTTCTGGCTGGGCGACGCCTTCGCCTCCGGCGGCAGCGCCGGGTACGACCACAAGGGCATGGGCATCACCGCCCGCGGCGCCTGGGAGTCCGTGAAGCGGCACTTCCGCGAGCTCGGCTGCGACACCCAGTCCGAGGACTTCACCGTCGTCGGTGTCGGCGACATGAGCGGCGACGTGTTCGGCAACGGAATGCTGCTCTCCGAGCACATCCGCCTCGTCGCGGCCTTCGACCACCGGCACATCTTCATCGACCCGAAGCCGGACGCCGCGACCTCGTACGCCGAGCGCCGCCGCCTCTTCGAGCTGCCGCGCTCCTCCTGGGCCGACTACGACAAGGAGCTGCTCTCCGCGGGCGGCGGGATCTTCCCGCGCAGCGCCAAGGCGATCCAGCTCAACGCCCAGATCCGCGAGGCGCTCGGCATCGAGGGCAAGATCGCCAAGATGACGCCGGCCGACCTGATGAGGACCATCCTCCAGGCGCCCGTCGACCTGCTGTGGAACGGCGGCATCGGTACGTACGTCAAGTCCTCCGCGGAGTCGAACGCGGACGTCGGCGACAAGGCCAACGACGCGATCCGCGTGGACGGCCAGGAGCTGCGCGTCAAGGTCGTCGGCGAGGGCGGCAACCTCGGTCTGACCCAGCTGGGCCGCATCGAGTTCGCACGCTCCGGCGGCCGCATCAACACCGACGCCATCGACAACAGCGCGGGCGTGGACACCTCCGACCACGAGGTGAACATCAAGATCCTGCTCAACGCGGTCGTCGCCAACGGCGACATGACCGTCAAGCAGCGCAACAAGCTGCTCGCCGAGATGACCGACGAGGTCGGCCACCTGGTCCTGCGCAACAACTACGCGCAGAACACCGCCCTGGCCAACGCCGTCTTCCAGTCGTCGTCCCTGCTCCACGCCCACCAGCGGTTCATGCGCAGGCTCGGCAAGCAGGGCCACCTCGACCGCGGCCTGGAGTTCCTGCCCAACGACCGGCAGATCCGCGAGCTGCTCAACTCCAGCCGCGGCCTCACCCAGCCCGAGCTCGCCGTGCTCCTCGCCTACACGAAGATCACGGCCGCCGACGAGCTGATCCAGACGACGCTGCCAGACGACCCGTACCTGCAGCGCCTGCTGCACGCGTACTTCCCGAAGGCACTGCACGAGAGGTTCCCCGAGCAGGTCGACGGCCACGCGCTGCGCCGCGAGATCGTCACGACGGTCCTCGTCAACGACACCGTCAACAGTGGCGGTTCGACCTTCCTGCACCGCCTGCGGGAGGAGACGGGCGCCTCGCTGGAGGAGATCGTGCGGGCGCAGCTCGCCGCCCGTGAGATCTTCTGCCTGAGCGAGGTGTGGGACGCGGTCGAGGCGCTCGACAATGTCGTCGCCGCCGACGTCCAGACCCGGATCCGGCTGCACTCGCGGCGCCTCGTCGAGCGCGGCTCGCGCTGGCTGCTGAACAACCGGCCGCAGCCGCTCCAGCTCGCCGAGACGATCGACTTCTTCGGCAAGGGCGTCACGGAGGTCTGGGCCGAGCTGCCGCAGCTGCTCCGCGGCTCCGACCTGGAGTGGTACGAGGGCATCCGCGACGAGCTGACCGAGGCGGGCGTGCCGGAGGAGCTGGCGCGCCGCGTCGCCGGGTTCTCGTCCGCCTTCCCGGCGCTCGACATCGTCGCGGTCGCCGACCGCACCGGCAAGGAGCCGATGGCGGTCGCCGAGGTCTACTACGACCTCGCGGACCGGCTCCGCATCACGCAGCTCATGGACCGCATCATCGAACTGCCGCGGGCCGACCGCTGGCAGTCCATGGCGCGCGCCTCCATCCGCGAGGACCTGTACGCGGCGCACGCGGCGCTCACGGCGGACGTCCTCGCGGCGGGCAACGGCCAGTCCACGCCGGAACAGCGGTTCAAGGCGTGGGAGGAGAAGAACGCGCCGATCCTGAGCCGGGCGCGGTCGACGCTGGAGGAGATCCAGAGCTCGGACGCGTTCGATCTGGCGAACCTTTCGGTGGCCATGCGGACGATGCGGACGCTGCTGCGCACGCACTCGTAG
- a CDS encoding DJ-1/PfpI family protein, with protein MAAKILIVTGDAAESLEVLYPYQRLREEGYDVHIAAPARKTLRFVVHDFEPGFDTYTEKPGYTWPADLAFSEVDPGQYAALVIPGGRAPEYLRNDPELRKILKSFFDADKPVAQICHGPLLTAAIGGLSGRRVTAYPALEIDMQTAGATFQDAEAVVDGTLVSARAWPDHSGWMREFLTVLRAKAPAQ; from the coding sequence ATGGCAGCCAAGATCCTGATCGTGACCGGCGACGCCGCCGAGTCCCTGGAAGTCCTCTACCCCTACCAACGGCTCCGCGAAGAGGGCTACGACGTCCACATCGCGGCCCCGGCCCGCAAGACCCTGCGCTTCGTGGTCCACGACTTCGAGCCGGGCTTCGACACGTACACGGAGAAGCCGGGGTACACCTGGCCGGCGGACCTCGCCTTCTCCGAGGTCGATCCCGGCCAGTACGCCGCTCTGGTGATCCCCGGCGGCCGGGCCCCCGAGTACCTCCGCAACGACCCGGAACTCCGCAAGATCCTCAAGTCGTTCTTCGACGCGGACAAGCCGGTGGCCCAGATCTGCCACGGCCCGCTCCTGACCGCGGCGATCGGCGGCCTCAGCGGCCGCAGGGTCACGGCGTACCCGGCCCTGGAGATCGACATGCAGACGGCCGGCGCGACCTTCCAGGACGCGGAGGCGGTGGTGGACGGCACCCTGGTCTCGGCCCGCGCGTGGCCGGACCACTCGGGCTGGATGAGGGAGTTCCTCACGGTGCTGAGGGCGAAGGCACCGGCGCAGTGA
- a CDS encoding HAD family hydrolase yields the protein MGKLLRGAHIVWDWNGTLLHDIHAVIEATNASFAELGLEAITLERYRDLYCVPIPRFYERLMGRLPTDAEWRVMDAVFHKHYWARADVCGLAEGAAELLAGRQTDGRTQSLLSLAPHERLVPIVRRHGIHEYFVRIDGRTDESHAGKAERMVRHLDALSESVDVGRVVVVGDAVDDAVAAEHVGAKAVLYTGGSHSRASLELAGVPVVDTLAEAVDVAERLVA from the coding sequence ATGGGGAAGCTGCTGCGCGGGGCGCATATCGTGTGGGACTGGAACGGGACCTTGCTGCATGACATCCATGCGGTGATCGAGGCGACCAACGCCTCATTCGCCGAGCTCGGGCTCGAAGCCATCACGTTGGAGCGGTACCGCGATCTGTACTGCGTCCCGATTCCCCGGTTCTACGAGCGGCTGATGGGGCGGCTGCCCACCGACGCCGAGTGGCGGGTCATGGACGCCGTCTTCCACAAGCACTACTGGGCGCGGGCCGATGTCTGCGGGCTGGCCGAAGGGGCCGCCGAGTTGCTGGCCGGGCGGCAGACCGATGGACGTACGCAGTCCTTGTTGTCGCTCGCCCCGCACGAGCGGCTCGTACCGATCGTGCGTCGGCACGGTATCCACGAGTACTTCGTGCGGATCGACGGACGTACGGACGAATCGCACGCCGGCAAGGCCGAGCGGATGGTGCGGCATCTGGACGCCCTGAGCGAGTCCGTGGACGTGGGGCGGGTCGTGGTGGTCGGGGACGCGGTCGACGACGCCGTCGCCGCTGAACACGTGGGGGCGAAGGCCGTGCTGTACACCGGGGGGTCGCACAGTCGGGCCAGTCTGGAGCTCGCCGGGGTCCCCGTCGTCGACACCCTCGCGGAAGCGGTGGACGTGGCCGAACGGCTCGTCGCCTGA
- a CDS encoding DUF6912 family protein produces MRVYVPLTLPRLAEAHEAGELGPGPLVAYAVTPALREWYVSDDIEELEYAALNRAAAASLRLIAGDPGAARRRVVVAADVPDGAAVADPDRGLDRGALGEVRIADALPLAKAAAVHVDSGDAEGDVAAAASALGAADQGDDDARFVVDGVEDHELLWFATQEIPGLIAG; encoded by the coding sequence ATGCGCGTCTACGTTCCTCTGACCCTGCCCCGGCTCGCCGAGGCGCACGAGGCGGGGGAGCTGGGGCCCGGGCCGCTGGTCGCCTACGCCGTGACGCCCGCGCTGCGGGAGTGGTACGTCTCGGACGACATCGAGGAGCTGGAGTACGCGGCGTTGAACCGGGCCGCCGCGGCGTCGTTGCGACTGATCGCCGGGGATCCGGGGGCGGCGCGGCGGCGGGTCGTCGTCGCGGCGGACGTGCCGGACGGGGCAGCCGTGGCCGACCCCGACCGGGGGCTCGACCGCGGGGCGCTCGGTGAGGTGCGCATCGCCGATGCGCTGCCGCTGGCCAAGGCGGCGGCCGTGCACGTGGACTCCGGGGACGCGGAGGGGGACGTGGCGGCGGCGGCTTCGGCGCTGGGGGCGGCGGACCAGGGCGACGATGACGCGCGGTTCGTGGTGGACGGGGTCGAGGACCACGAGCTGCTCTGGTTCGCCACGCAGGAGATCCCCGGGCTGATCGCCGGTTGA
- a CDS encoding Rv3235 family protein: MTRPRPRPTTTRPPAGRPPTRRDSRTPPSRTSPPVPPSRPIPAQPPPHPTEVFAERLVLVLSGQRPMHWVARHIANTAFDELARLAELRPLCTDGHRPTIHRIGHYQPHPETYEVFVRIAAGPRLRALAFRLTLGADRKWRCTAVETGTPHT, translated from the coding sequence ATGACAAGGCCCCGCCCCCGCCCGACCACGACCCGCCCACCCGCGGGCCGCCCCCCGACCCGAAGGGACTCCCGCACACCCCCCTCCCGCACGAGCCCCCCGGTACCCCCGTCCCGCCCGATCCCGGCCCAGCCACCCCCGCACCCCACGGAGGTCTTCGCGGAGCGCCTCGTCCTGGTCCTCAGCGGCCAGCGCCCGATGCACTGGGTGGCTCGTCACATCGCCAACACCGCGTTCGACGAGCTGGCGCGCCTGGCGGAGCTGAGGCCGCTCTGCACGGACGGCCACCGCCCCACCATCCACCGCATCGGGCACTACCAGCCGCACCCCGAGACGTACGAGGTGTTCGTCCGCATCGCGGCGGGCCCGAGACTGCGCGCGCTGGCGTTCCGCCTCACGCTGGGAGCGGATCGCAAGTGGCGCTGCACAGCGGTGGAAACAGGAACGCCCCACACCTAG
- the secA gene encoding preprotein translocase subunit SecA, protein MSVLSKIMRAGEGKILRKLHRIADQVNSIEEDFVSLSDAELRALTQEYKERYADGESLDDLLPEAFATVREAAKRVLGQRHYDVQMMGGAALHMGYVAEMKTGEGKTLVGTLPAYLNALSGKGVHLITVNDYLAERDSEMMGRVHKFLGLTVGCILANMTPAQRREQYNCDITYGTNNEFGFDYLRDNMAWSKDELVQRGHNFAIVDEVDSILVDEARTPLIISGPADQATKWYGDFAKLVTRLTRGEPGNQLKGIEETGDYEVDEKKRTVAIHESGVGKVEDWLGIDNLYESVNTPLVGYLNNAIKAKELFKKDKDYVVIDGEVMIVDEHTGRILAGRRYNEGMHQAIEAKEGVDIKDENQTLATITLQNFFRLYKRDGYDSGLSGMTGTAMTEAAEFHQIYKLGVVPIPTNRPMVRADQSDLIYRTEVAKFAAVVDDIAEKHEKGQPILVGTTSVEKSEYLSQQLSKRGIQHEVLNAKQHDREATIVAQAGRKGAVTVATNMAGRGTDIKLGGNPDDLAEAELRQRGLDPVEHVEEWAAALPAALEKAERSVKAEFEEVKELGGLYVLGTERHESRRIDNQLRGRSGRQGDPGESRFYLSLGDDLMRLFKAQMVERVMSMANVPDDVPIENKMVTRAIASAQSQVEQQNFETRKNVLKYDEVLNRQREVIYGERRRVLEGEDLQEQITHFMDDTIDAYISAETAEGFAEEWDLDRLWGAFKQLYPVKVTVEELEEEAGDRAGLTAEFISESIKEDIHEQYEAREAQLGSDIMRELERRVVLSVLDRKWREHLYEMDYLQEGIGLRAMAQKDPLVEYQREGFDMFNAMMEGIKEESVGYLFNLEVQVEQQVEEVPVDDAAPSLTKGGVQDAVPAGSGGSRPEIHAKGLEAPQRPDRLHFQAPNAEGGVDEGDFVTDGSGVRSESDGMTRAERRKAQKGGRRRKK, encoded by the coding sequence GTGTCCGTCCTCTCGAAGATCATGCGTGCAGGCGAAGGCAAGATCCTGCGCAAGCTGCACCGCATCGCGGACCAGGTCAACTCCATCGAAGAGGACTTCGTCAGCCTCTCCGACGCCGAGCTGCGCGCGCTGACCCAGGAGTACAAGGAGCGTTACGCCGACGGCGAGTCGCTCGACGACCTGCTGCCCGAGGCCTTCGCTACGGTCCGCGAGGCCGCCAAGCGCGTCCTGGGCCAGCGGCACTACGACGTCCAGATGATGGGCGGCGCCGCGCTGCACATGGGCTACGTGGCCGAGATGAAGACCGGTGAGGGCAAGACCCTCGTCGGTACCCTGCCGGCGTATCTGAACGCCCTGTCCGGCAAGGGTGTCCACCTGATCACGGTCAACGACTACCTGGCTGAGCGCGACTCCGAGATGATGGGTCGCGTCCACAAGTTCCTGGGTCTGACCGTCGGCTGCATCCTGGCCAACATGACGCCGGCCCAGCGCCGCGAGCAGTACAACTGCGACATCACGTACGGCACGAACAACGAGTTCGGCTTCGACTACCTCCGCGACAACATGGCGTGGTCCAAGGACGAGCTCGTCCAGCGCGGCCACAACTTCGCGATCGTCGACGAGGTCGACTCGATCCTCGTCGACGAGGCCCGTACGCCGCTGATCATCTCCGGCCCCGCCGACCAGGCCACCAAGTGGTACGGCGACTTCGCCAAGCTGGTCACCCGCCTCACCAGGGGTGAGCCCGGCAACCAGCTCAAGGGCATCGAGGAGACCGGGGACTACGAGGTCGACGAGAAGAAGCGCACCGTCGCCATCCACGAGTCCGGTGTCGGCAAGGTCGAGGACTGGCTCGGCATCGACAACCTGTACGAGTCGGTGAACACGCCTCTGGTGGGTTACCTGAACAACGCCATCAAGGCGAAGGAACTCTTCAAGAAGGACAAGGACTACGTCGTCATCGACGGCGAAGTCATGATCGTCGACGAGCACACCGGCCGTATCCTCGCCGGCCGCCGCTACAACGAGGGCATGCACCAGGCGATCGAGGCGAAGGAAGGGGTGGACATCAAGGACGAGAACCAGACCCTCGCGACGATCACCCTCCAGAACTTCTTCCGCCTCTACAAGCGCGACGGCTACGACAGCGGCCTCTCCGGAATGACCGGTACGGCGATGACCGAGGCCGCCGAGTTCCACCAGATCTACAAGCTGGGCGTCGTGCCGATCCCGACGAACCGGCCCATGGTCCGCGCCGACCAGTCCGACCTGATCTACCGCACCGAGGTCGCGAAGTTCGCGGCCGTCGTCGACGACATCGCGGAGAAGCACGAGAAGGGCCAGCCGATCCTGGTCGGCACGACTTCCGTGGAGAAGTCGGAGTACCTCTCGCAGCAGCTGTCCAAGCGCGGCATCCAGCACGAAGTGCTGAACGCGAAGCAGCACGACCGTGAGGCGACCATCGTCGCCCAGGCCGGCCGCAAGGGCGCCGTCACCGTCGCCACGAACATGGCGGGACGAGGCACCGACATCAAGCTCGGCGGCAACCCCGACGACCTCGCCGAGGCGGAGCTGCGCCAGCGCGGCCTCGACCCCGTCGAGCACGTCGAGGAGTGGGCCGCGGCGCTGCCCGCCGCCCTGGAGAAGGCCGAGCGGTCCGTCAAGGCGGAGTTCGAAGAGGTCAAGGAGCTCGGCGGGCTGTACGTGCTGGGCACGGAGCGGCACGAGTCGCGTCGCATCGACAACCAGCTGCGCGGTCGTTCCGGCCGTCAGGGCGACCCGGGCGAGTCGCGGTTCTACCTGTCGCTCGGCGACGACCTGATGCGTCTGTTCAAGGCGCAGATGGTCGAGCGCGTGATGTCGATGGCCAACGTGCCGGACGACGTGCCGATCGAGAACAAGATGGTGACGCGCGCGATCGCGTCCGCCCAGTCGCAGGTCGAGCAGCAGAACTTCGAGACGCGTAAGAACGTCCTCAAGTACGACGAGGTCCTGAACCGGCAGCGCGAGGTCATCTACGGCGAGCGGCGGCGCGTCCTGGAGGGCGAGGATCTGCAGGAGCAGATCACGCACTTCATGGACGACACGATCGACGCGTACATCTCCGCGGAGACCGCGGAGGGCTTCGCCGAGGAGTGGGACCTCGACCGGCTGTGGGGCGCGTTCAAGCAGCTCTACCCCGTCAAGGTCACGGTGGAGGAGCTCGAGGAGGAGGCGGGTGACCGCGCGGGCCTCACCGCCGAGTTCATCTCCGAGTCCATCAAGGAAGACATCCACGAGCAGTACGAGGCGCGTGAGGCGCAGCTCGGCTCCGACATCATGCGTGAGCTGGAGCGGCGGGTCGTTCTCTCGGTCCTGGACCGCAAGTGGCGTGAGCACCTCTACGAGATGGACTACCTCCAGGAGGGCATCGGCCTCCGTGCCATGGCGCAGAAGGACCCGCTGGTCGAGTACCAGCGCGAGGGCTTCGACATGTTCAACGCCATGATGGAGGGCATCAAGGAGGAGTCCGTCGGCTACCTGTTCAACCTGGAGGTCCAGGTCGAGCAGCAGGTCGAGGAGGTCCCGGTCGACGACGCGGCTCCCTCGCTGACGAAGGGCGGCGTCCAGGACGCGGTTCCCGCGGGGTCGGGCGGTTCGCGGCCGGAGATCCACGCCAAGGGCCTCGAGGCCCCGCAGCGGCCCGACCGGCTGCACTTCCAGGCGCCGAACGCCGAGGGCGGCGTCGACGAGGGCGACTTCGTCACGGACGGCTCCGGGGTCCGGTCGGAGTCGGACGGCATGACCCGGGCGGAGCGGCGCAAGGCTCAGAAGGGTGGCCGGCGCCGCAAGAAGTAG
- a CDS encoding GNAT family N-acetyltransferase: MEPVTLTTERLFLRAFTPEDADETYAACQDPDIQRWTTIPSPYTRVDADTFINRVVPDDWRNDVEYTFAVRPREGGPLLAAASLHHPRSGTWEVGYWTAKEHRGRGYMTETVLALARWAFTELRCTRLEWRAEVGNLGSRAVVERAGFTVEGVHRAGLLNKGTLRDCWVGSLLPSDIGVRSPHPYLPAKADKTGAGRREKAGCQCLPLSFGP, translated from the coding sequence ATGGAGCCCGTCACCCTCACCACCGAACGTCTGTTCCTGCGCGCCTTCACGCCCGAGGACGCCGACGAGACCTACGCGGCCTGTCAGGACCCGGACATCCAGCGCTGGACGACCATCCCGTCGCCGTACACGCGCGTGGACGCCGACACCTTCATCAACCGCGTGGTCCCGGACGACTGGCGCAACGACGTGGAGTACACCTTCGCCGTGCGCCCCCGGGAGGGCGGCCCGCTGCTCGCCGCCGCCAGCCTGCACCACCCGCGCTCGGGCACCTGGGAGGTCGGCTACTGGACGGCCAAGGAGCACCGGGGCCGCGGCTACATGACGGAGACCGTGCTCGCCCTCGCCCGCTGGGCGTTCACGGAGTTGCGCTGCACCCGTCTGGAGTGGCGCGCGGAGGTCGGCAACCTCGGCTCGCGGGCCGTCGTGGAGAGGGCCGGGTTCACGGTGGAGGGCGTGCACCGCGCGGGGTTGCTCAACAAGGGCACGCTCCGTGACTGCTGGGTCGGTTCGCTGCTCCCGTCGGACATCGGAGTGCGCTCGCCGCACCCGTACCTGCCCGCGAAGGCGGACAAGACCGGCGCGGGAAGGCGAGAGAAGGCCGGCTGTCAGTGCCTCCCCCTATCGTTCGGACCATGA